In Planctomycetaceae bacterium, the following are encoded in one genomic region:
- a CDS encoding DUF6793 family protein, translated as MALYEIETESHIMIGWANSPEQAEELAGKYYPSEEITRITRRPRDLWVISKRLLGLEGKSDPCDVARDCLNRASGDKLHAIRLYMLDTGADLHEAQKTIEANMTIGW; from the coding sequence ATGGCTCTTTACGAGATCGAAACGGAATCGCACATCATGATCGGATGGGCCAACAGTCCGGAACAGGCCGAGGAACTTGCCGGCAAATACTATCCCAGTGAGGAAATTACGCGGATCACCAGAAGACCTCGCGACCTGTGGGTCATCAGCAAAAGGCTGCTGGGACTCGAAGGAAAGTCCGACCCCTGCGACGTGGCTCGCGACTGTCTGAATCGCGCCTCCGGCGACAAGTTGCACGCCATTCGGTTGTACATGCTGGACACCGGCGCTGACCTGCACGAAGCTCAAAAGACGATTGAAGCCAACATGACAATCGGCTGGTGA
- the tssH gene encoding type VI secretion system ATPase TssH — MSSVNLKSLISKLNDTCTRSLEGAAGLCLSRSNYNVEVEHWLLKLLEGSNTDVHAILKAFSIDASRMIGDVTKAIDKLKTGNSSQPLLSQHTVDLAREAWVLGSIDYSAGKTRSGHLILALLNDRSLSQIAQGISREFAKISAESLAKDLMAIVADTAEAGTDVMMTASGSAPGGKPGGGPTQTPSLDQYTIDLTERARAGKIDPVLGRDQEIRQIIDILTRRRQNNPILTGEAGVGKTAVVEGFALRIVQGDVPPSLKTVSVKTLDLSLLQAGAGVKGEFENRLKSVINEVNKSVTPIILFIDEAHTLIGAGGSAGQGDAANLLKPALARGELRTVAATTWAEYKKYFERDAALARRFQVVKVEEPDEEKAISMMRGLVDTLQAHHKIEILNEAVEDSVRLSNRYISGRQLPDKSVSLLDTACARVAIGHAAIPSAIEDARRTIDQTNTAIGVLERESATGADHQERLQKLQQTKSDTQQRYDELMERWKQEKELVGQIRAVREKLSGQAVPKHEEPAAGKPEGTAPAASEKPASGNGETASAAAALTGGAALTDEDRQKLLAELSELTSKLSEIQGEEPLMQACVDGQAVAEVVAAWTGIPVGRMVSDEINTILHLKECMEEKVVGQSHGLDAIAQRVRTSRANLTDPSRPIGVFFLVGPSGVGKTETAITVAELLYGGEQNMTVLNMSEFKEEHKVSLLMGSPPGYVGYGEGGVLTEAVRRKPYSVVLLDEMEKAHPGVQDIFYQVFDKGHMKDGEGRDIDFKNTVIIMTSNAGTDAIMKLCADPETMPDAESLAAALHPELLKTFKPAFLGRITVVPYFPLSDEVMRQIAILKLGKIARRVHEHYDASFTWSDAVLDHIVSRCTEVDSGARNVDRILTGTLLPQMSAEFLSRMATGDSIRGAAVDVGEDGGFQFLLS, encoded by the coding sequence ATGTCTTCGGTCAACCTCAAATCGCTGATCAGCAAGCTCAACGACACCTGCACGCGGTCGCTTGAAGGAGCCGCCGGGCTGTGTCTGTCACGCAGCAACTACAACGTGGAAGTGGAGCACTGGCTGCTGAAACTGCTGGAAGGCTCGAACACCGACGTTCACGCAATTCTGAAAGCGTTCAGCATCGATGCGTCCCGAATGATCGGTGATGTCACGAAGGCGATCGACAAACTCAAGACCGGCAATTCCAGCCAGCCTCTGCTGTCGCAACACACCGTCGATCTGGCGCGCGAGGCGTGGGTGCTGGGTTCGATCGACTATTCGGCCGGAAAGACGCGGTCCGGCCATTTGATTCTGGCCTTGCTGAACGATCGTTCGCTGTCCCAGATCGCTCAGGGCATCTCGCGTGAGTTCGCAAAGATCTCCGCCGAATCGCTGGCGAAGGATCTGATGGCCATCGTTGCGGACACGGCCGAAGCCGGGACCGACGTCATGATGACCGCCTCCGGATCTGCACCGGGCGGCAAGCCGGGAGGCGGCCCGACTCAGACTCCGTCGCTGGACCAGTACACGATCGACCTGACGGAGCGAGCGCGAGCCGGCAAGATCGATCCGGTCCTGGGCCGCGATCAGGAGATTCGCCAGATCATCGATATTCTGACACGGCGGCGCCAGAACAACCCGATTCTCACGGGAGAAGCAGGCGTCGGAAAAACAGCGGTCGTCGAAGGATTCGCGCTGCGGATTGTTCAGGGCGATGTCCCGCCGTCACTGAAGACCGTGTCAGTCAAGACGCTGGACCTGAGCCTGCTGCAGGCCGGAGCCGGCGTGAAGGGGGAATTCGAAAACCGGCTGAAGTCGGTCATCAACGAAGTCAACAAGTCGGTCACTCCCATCATTCTGTTCATCGATGAAGCCCACACGCTGATCGGAGCAGGCGGTTCCGCCGGCCAGGGCGACGCCGCCAACCTGCTGAAGCCGGCTCTCGCCCGCGGCGAACTGCGAACCGTCGCCGCGACGACCTGGGCCGAATACAAGAAGTACTTCGAACGCGACGCGGCTTTGGCTCGACGATTCCAGGTTGTCAAAGTCGAAGAACCGGACGAGGAAAAAGCGATTTCCATGATGCGCGGCCTTGTCGATACGCTGCAGGCTCATCACAAGATCGAGATCCTGAACGAAGCCGTTGAAGATTCGGTCCGTTTGTCGAACCGGTATATCTCCGGGCGGCAACTGCCCGACAAGTCTGTCAGTCTGCTGGACACAGCGTGTGCCCGCGTCGCCATCGGACACGCGGCAATTCCGTCCGCGATCGAAGATGCTCGCCGCACAATCGATCAGACTAACACGGCCATCGGAGTCCTGGAGCGCGAATCCGCAACCGGAGCCGATCATCAGGAAAGACTGCAGAAGCTTCAGCAGACCAAGTCGGACACGCAGCAGCGTTACGACGAACTGATGGAACGCTGGAAGCAGGAAAAGGAACTTGTCGGACAGATCCGGGCAGTTCGTGAAAAACTTTCCGGCCAGGCGGTTCCGAAGCACGAAGAACCGGCGGCCGGAAAACCGGAAGGCACCGCGCCGGCTGCTTCCGAAAAGCCCGCCAGCGGCAACGGCGAAACGGCCAGCGCGGCTGCGGCCCTGACTGGCGGAGCCGCTCTGACCGACGAAGATCGCCAGAAGCTGCTTGCCGAACTTTCGGAACTGACGTCGAAGCTGTCTGAAATCCAGGGCGAAGAACCGCTGATGCAGGCCTGCGTCGACGGTCAGGCCGTGGCGGAAGTTGTTGCGGCATGGACCGGTATTCCCGTCGGCCGAATGGTCAGCGACGAAATCAACACGATTCTACATCTGAAGGAATGCATGGAAGAAAAGGTCGTCGGCCAGTCACACGGTCTCGACGCAATCGCTCAGCGTGTCCGCACGTCGCGAGCCAACCTGACCGATCCCAGTCGTCCCATCGGCGTCTTCTTTCTGGTCGGCCCCAGCGGCGTCGGCAAGACGGAAACCGCCATCACCGTCGCGGAACTGCTGTACGGCGGTGAACAGAACATGACCGTTCTGAACATGAGTGAGTTTAAGGAAGAACACAAGGTCTCACTGCTGATGGGATCACCTCCCGGATACGTCGGCTACGGCGAAGGCGGTGTGCTGACGGAAGCCGTTCGCCGCAAGCCCTACAGCGTGGTGCTGCTGGACGAAATGGAAAAGGCTCACCCCGGTGTCCAGGACATCTTCTATCAGGTCTTTGACAAGGGACACATGAAGGACGGCGAAGGCCGTGACATCGACTTCAAGAACACCGTGATCATCATGACTTCCAATGCCGGCACGGATGCCATCATGAAGCTGTGCGCCGATCCGGAAACAATGCCCGACGCGGAATCTCTGGCGGCCGCTCTGCATCCGGAACTTCTGAAGACCTTCAAACCGGCGTTTCTGGGGCGGATCACGGTGGTGCCGTACTTCCCGCTCAGCGACGAAGTGATGCGGCAGATCGCGATTTTGAAACTGGGAAAGATCGCCCGCCGCGTTCACGAACACTACGACGCTTCGTTCACCTGGTCCGACGCGGTGCTCGACCACATCGTCAGCCGCTGCACGGAAGTGGACAGCGGCGCCAGAAATGTCGACCGTATCCTGACAGGCACCCTGCTGCCTCAGATGTCCGCGGAATTCCTGTCACGCATGGCAACAGGAGACAGCATCCGCGGCGCGGCGGTTGATGTCGGCGAGGACGGCGGGTTTCAGTTTCTGCTTAGTTGA